In Arachis hypogaea cultivar Tifrunner chromosome 7, arahy.Tifrunner.gnm2.J5K5, whole genome shotgun sequence, the genomic window GAAGGTTCATTAATTTGGAGAGAgaattcatggtaggaaggtggttcttcttgataaggttgtggagattgtgtgtattgaggtggttcttgggagtaatcttgatagggttgtggtggttctaagggttcttgctcaaaatggtcataaaaatatggtatggatggTTAGTCATATGACGGATATGGAGTATAGGAAGGTGCTTGATGTGGAGGGGCTTGTGAGTACGGTTGAggtttatgttgaggatatggttcataggcatatggtggtggttcttgaaagtcacacggtgattcaccatagccattggattgatatgcatcgtaaaatggctcttcttcatggtgcattggtgggggttgttgccatgaagattgatcatatgcatatggcttctcctacctttgattgttccatccttgatacacatcctcattgaagctctcattacctacaacataattagaaccaaactcatagccaaagtgagaattcatggtggaaagagaaaataaaattctacactagcaaatgaagcaaaaagcaagatatttacactattcacatatgtacaataaccaataacacaacaccattgcaattccccggcaacggcgccattttgatgattagatttttgacggtttagaatttcactaatgaaatctcgttgtaaagtatagtttctaaaccaaacaataatcctttcatacaaaagattgtttgtcacaagtaacaaacccctaattttataaaccgaagtattcaaacctcgggtcgttctccctaggaattacaataaagtgtcttgttattggttatgagttattttggggttttggataagaagcatgaaaagtaaatggcaatgaaaataaactaacaactataaaaggctcttggaaagttatgagaattagaagtcctatcctagttatcatcctcaattgtgatgagaattgttcatggctaccacttagttaacctctaaccatggaggaaagtcaagtggatgaatcaatttgattcctcaagtcctaatcaactcctaaaggaaagactagctttagaggcattcaaatcaattagcaacttctaattatcaatcaacaaaggaattagataactcaagagtcactaattactctacctaggccaagaggaacaaaacctacactaaaacctaaccaagcatttcatcaaacacttggaaggcataaaaggaaaacatagtaaatcaacaacaagaatagaatctaacaacaattattgaaaggaattaacaacaacaatcaaggaaatcacaattatcatgaattacctcaaattgcattattgaaagaaaacaaaggaacaacaatctatccaaaacaaaatgaaggattacaattattaaagcacatactagaaagaggaagaggagaagattaagaattgataaatgaaaagtgaatcaaagcatgaattaaacctagatctaagaagagagattaacctaaacctaatcctaattctagagagaagagtctctaaaactaatcctaattatgctatatgatttccttagattcaataattgcctcccccttcaatccttgatccttttattccttcctatcagcaattggcgccaaaaatgggttcagaaaccctctcaaatcgccaggcacgtgttgcattaatgaagtcatgtgctgtcaccggcgcgtgcgcgcacggtacgcgtgcgcgtccctggtcgattctgtaatgaacgcgcgagcgccttgtgcgcgtgcgcgtgcttggctgactttgcttctttgactttttatgcttctctccacttgtatgcttccttccttgctcctttgatccatgactagcctatttcaatcctgagattactagcaaccacatcaaggcatcttatggaatcaaggagaaattagaatttatcaaaataaggcttaaaaagcatgtttttacacttaagcataaaatatgggagagataacaaaaccatgctaattcataggctaaatgtggcaaaaggttatcaaaatactctaaattcaatacaagataaaccgtcaaattggggtttatcaaaggtcaaaattaattttgaaataggaataactaaccattattattagcaatgaataaattcgtccgtacTTCATAAAAAGTTggattttgctgcaaaactaaaaattgttccACAGCCGAGAGTTGAACCCGAAAATTCTCATCGTTGAATTTGCCagagtgctactgcggatgatggaattgttgccaatttatttaacaatttatatttttattatcttaattttttgttgatgttttgatagacaagttcttgtatttgttatatcatgatatttttcttcagttttatgtttatgtaaaattaaatgtaaaaatatattaaagattatcaatggtaataaactttttcattgataataatttattacaataaagtcaaaattaattttgtaatgggaataacaaactattattattaacaatgaataaattcgtccgtgttTCAAACAAAGTGggattttgctgcaaaactaaaaATAGTTCCGcaaccgggagttgaacccggagattctcattgttgaatttgccagagtgctactacagatgatggaattgttgcctatttatttaacaatttttatttttattatcttaatttttggttgatgttttgatagacaagttcttgtatttgttatatcatgataattttctttagttttatgtttatataaaattaaatgtaaaaatatattaaagattatcaatgataataaactttttcattgattctaatttattagaataaggtcaaaattaattttgtaatgggaataactaaccattattattaacaatgaataaattcgtcctgCTTCATAAAAAGTTggattttgctgcaaaactaaaaattgttccTCAGCCAGGAGTTGAACCCGAAAATTCTCATCGTTGAATTTGCCAGAGTGTTACTGTGGATAATGGAATTGTTGCCcttttatttaacattttttatttctattatcttaatttttggttgatgttttgatagacaagttcttgtatttgttatatcatgatatttttcttcagttttatgtttatgtaaaattaaatgtaaaaatatattaaagattatcaatgataataaactttttcattgataataatttattacaataaggtcaaaattaattttgtaatgggaataactaaccactattattaacaatgaataaattcgtccgtgcttcatacaaagttggattttgctgcaaaactaaaaattgttccgcagccgggagttcgACCCGAAAAATATCATCGTTGAATTTGCCAGAGTGCTACTACGGATGATGGAATTGTTGCCCatttatctaacaatttttatttttattatcttaatttttggttgatgttttgatagacaagttcttgtatttgttatatcatgatatttttctttagttttatgtttatataaaattaaatgtaaaaatatattaaagattatcaatgataataaactttttcattgattctaatttattagaataaggtcaaaattaattttgtaatgggaataactaaccattattattaccaatgaataaattcgtccgtgcttcatacaaagttGGATTTTGCTGCAAAAGTAAAAATTATTCCGCAGCCAGGAGTTGAACCCAGTAATTCTCATCGTTTAATTTGCCTGAGTGCTACTGCAGATGATGGAATTGTTGTCtattatctaaaaatttttatttttattatcttaatttttggttgatgttttgatagacaagttcttgtatttttttggtgactaaatagaaaagaaagaaaaaaaaagagataaaaccaaattaattggctaggGTCATATCTAAATTTATTAGATGTTGAAGGTCACTCcatggttggctccaattcgagtgaatgtccgcgacagaagcagctgctttagccatacaatctgcaacactatttgcagtcctctgaattaaaagaatagagactctccaattccaattcataacctcctgtatatgctttgccaaattccattccggaatatccttaccaagcattctttggtttaccaagaaaagagcttctaaacagtctgtttcacaaataacctcacgaaatccactctcccaagcaagaagtaaacctctccaaattgcatacaattcagcaaaaagaacactgcacactTTGACTTTCccagtgcaacctttcaaccaacatcaatcaggattgcgaatgatacaaccaaaaccagcatagctagaaggagcaaaccaactagcatcacaattcaatttaacagaatgaactggaggtggaacccaatgcaagcaaagtgaaggaggagacagagattgatgcatagcaaaaatagtgtgaaactcccttactgaactacgaatcaaactcaccactttactagcactccatgaatcatctatattaaataagtcatgattccttcttctccaaatccaccagatggtcgaaaagaaaagaaaaacatctcCACTTCTTGCACCTCTGTAGAGCCAATCATCTAAATTCGAGTTATCTGAATACAGGCCTAAAAGGTTCCAGACCTCCTTGGCACTAGGGCACTcccgaagacaatgaagaatGGATTCAGAACCATTCTGACACCGATGACAGGTGCTAGATAAAGCTAAACCACGACCCAAACGAAACTCTGCCGTAGGAATAGCATTGTGAAGactgagccaaatcaagaacttgtacttctcaagaatatgcagtcgccatacccacaaccaattatcatgcTCATTCTAGTCAAAAGTTTTGGCTAGCCAACTGTACCCACTCCTAGCTGAGTAGAGTCTAGAAGATGCCACACCCCACGACCAACCCGAACTCTCTCCAGCATTCAAATCCggattataagcattcaaacactgtttgacatcttctggaatgatagagaaaatatcaaggagattccattgaccatctttccaaacgtctctaatagttaaatcagagtcagatatatgtacaaaagggacatcttgagcaattgggccctcaatactccaattgtcaaaccaaaaagattgatcaagtgacccaacgcaccaagagaaggcatccttaagagcaccaaaagcctttgagatactcttccaaacatgagaagcattgcaagggacagggccatctaaaactccctcattcctcagatacttcgccctcaatagagcaacccaaggcttgtcctgacaatgaaaaagttgccacaccaatttaccaagtaaagatatattaacacacgcaggatctctaacacccaggccaccaaatttttttggagtgatcacagtcctccaattaacaagagaaagacctctaccatcaacttgacccttccaaaggaactgtctcatcatagaagacaatttatcgcaaacccaatttggaaaaaaagatacctgcatatgatagacaggaatggatgctgcaacagaattgatcaggcaaagtctccctgctttatttagaagccttcctttccaattagctaatCTTCCCCTCACCTTTTCAATCACTGAATGAAAAGAGGCCTTACTGGtacgggaatgattaaggttaactccaagatatcttcctaagtccaaagcaaaacgaattgaagaaacactagtaaaaatatatcttctacgagcagtcacatttttagaacaaaaagctttagaCTTTTCAAGATTCACTTTCATGCCAGATGCCTTGCAAAAAATGTTAAGAGAATGCATGACCATTTGGACCTGACTCTTTGTAGCCTGATAGAAGAGTaagagatcatctgcaaacatcaaatgagaaaattttgggCCACCCCTAGTGACAGAAACTGGTTTCCACACACCCTCGACCACCTTATGAGATATATAGCAAGCAAGTCTTTCCATACAAAGCACAAATAAGTAAGGAGACATTGGATCGCCCTGTCTAAGCCCCCCCCTTCTAGGAGTAAAACtatccaatctattcccattccacataatagaaagagatgatgcacggacacaattcataatcaaattaacagtgatgataggaaaaccaaaagcaatgagagtactctccaaaaacctccaatccaccctatcataagctttttcaagatcaattttaaaagtaaaagtacctTTATTGGATTTTGTGTGCTTCATGAAATTCAGAATTTCTTGGGCCACAATAGTATTATCAGGAGCACCACGACCCGGAATAAAACCTCCTTGTAAAGGACTAACAATATTCGGAAGAAAAGGCCGAAGTCGGTTAGTCAATACTTTggtgataattttataaacaacattACACAAGCTAATAGGCCTGATATCCttcatatatttttcttcagttttatgtttagataaaattaaatgtaaaaatatattaaagattatcaatgataataaacttttttattgataataatttattagaataaggtcaaaattaattttgtaatgggaataactaaccattattattaacaatgaataaattcgtccgtgcttcatacaaagttGGATTTTGCTGCAAAACAAAAATTGTTCCGCAGCCAAAAGTTGAACCCGGAAATTCTCATCGTTGAATTTGCCAGAGTGCTACTGCAGATGATAGAATTGTTGTACACTTATTTAacaatgtttatttttattatcttaatttttggttgatgttttgataaacaagttcttgtatttgttatatcatgatatttttcttcagttttatgtttatataaaattaaatgtaaaaatatattaaagattatcaatgataataaactttttcattgataataatttattacaataagatcaaaattaattttataatgggaataactaaccattattattaacaatgaataaattcgtccgtgcttcatacaaagttggattttgctgcaaaactaaaaattgttccgcagccgggagttgaacccggaaattctcatcattgaatttGCCAAAGTGCTACTACAGATGATGGAATTGTTGTccatttatttaacaatttttatttttattatcttaatttttggttgatgttttgatagacaagttcttgtatttattatatcatgatatttttcttcagttttatgtttatataaaattaaatgtaaaaatatattaaagattatcaatgataataaactttttcattgataataatttattacaataaggtcaaaattaattttgtaatcggaataactaaccattattattaacaatgaataaattcgtccgtgcttcatacaaagttggattttgctgcaaaactaaaaattgttccgcagccgggagttgaacccggaaattctcatcgttgaatttgccaaagtgctactgcggatgatggAATTTTTGCccatttatttaacaatttttatttttttatcttaatttttggttgatattttgatagacaagttcttgtatttgttatatcatgatatttttcttcagttttatgtttatataaaattaaatataaaaatatattaaagattatcaatgataataaactttttcattgataataatttattacaataaggtcaaaattaattttgtaatggaaataactaaccattattattaacaatgaattccgcagccgggagttgaacccagaAATTCTCATCGTTAAATTTCCCAGAGTGCTACTGCGGATGTTGGAATTGTTGCTCATTTATCTaacaaattttagttttattatcttaatttttggttgatattttgatagacaagttcttgtatttgttatatcatgatatttttctttagttttatgttcatataaaattaaatgtaaaaatatattaaagattatcaatgataataaactttttcattgattctaatttattagaataaggtcaaaattaattttgtaatgggaataactaaccattattattaacaatgaataaattcgtccgtgcttcatacaaagttGGATTTTGTTGCAAAAGTAAAAATTGTTCCGCAGTCAGGAGTTGAACCCAGTAATTCTCATCGTTGAATTTGCCTGAGTGCTACTACAGATGATGGAATTGTTGTCcattatctaaaaatttttatttttattatcttaatttttggttgatgttttgatagacaagttcttgtatttgttatatcataatatttttcttcagttttatgtttatataaaattaaatgtaaaaatatattaaagattatcaatgataataaactttttcattgataataatttattagaataaggtcaaaattaattttgtaatgggaataactaaccattatcaTTAACAATGACTAAATTCGTCCGTACTTCGTACAAAGTTGGATTTTGCTacaaaactaaaaattgttccGCAGCCAAAAGTTGAACCCGAAAATTCTCATCGTTGAATTTGCAAGAGTGCTACTACGGATGATAGAATTGTTGTTCatttatctaacaattttttttattatcttaatttttggttgatgttttgatagacaagttcttgtatttgttatatcatgatatttttcttcaattctaaaagtgagttttttattgaagtaaaatatttttcttcagttttatgtttatataaaattaaatgtaaaaatatatgttaaagaTTATGAGTGATAATAAACTTTTTCTTTGATAATAATTatttagagtaaggtcaaaattaatattgtaatgggaataactaaccattattattaacaatgaataaattcgttcgtacttcatacaaagttggattttgctgtaaaactaaaaattgttccGCAACGAAGAGTTGAACTTggaaattctcatcattgaatttGCTAGAGTACTACTACACATGATGGAATTGTTGTCCATTtatctaacattttttatttttattatcttaattgttggttgatgttttgatagacaagttctagtatttgttatatcatgatatttttcttcaattctaaaagtgagttttttattgaagtaaaatatttttcttcagttttatgtttatataaaattaaatgtaaaaatatattaaagattatcagtgataataaactttatttgataataatttattagagtaaggtcaaaattaatattgtaatgagaataactaaccattattattaacaatgaataaatttgtCCGTGATTCATACAAAAGTTggattttgctgcaaaactaaaaattgtttCACGGCCGGGAGTTGAACCTAGAAATTCTCGTCATTGAATTTGCCTGAGTGCTACTGCGATGATGGAATTGTTGTTcatttatctaaaatttttttttattatcttaaattttggttgatgttttgatagacaagttctagtatttgttatatcatgatatttttcttcaattctaaaagtgagttttttattgaagtaaaatatttttcttaaaaattgttCTGCAACTGAGAGTTGAACCCGaaaattctcatcaatgaatttGCCTGAGTGCTATTGCGGATGATGGAATTCTTGTCCatttatctaacaatttttatttttattagcttaatttttggttgatgttttgatagacaagttctagtatttgttatatcattatatttttcttcaattctaaaagtgagtttttttattgaagtaaaatatttttcttcgaTTGTATGTTTATATAactttaaatgtaaaaatatattaaagattatcagtgataataaactttttctttgataataatttattagaataaggtcaaaattaatattgtaatgggaataactaaccattattattaacaatgaataaattcgtccgtgcttcatacaaagttggattttgctgcaaaactaaaaatttttccgAAGCCAGGAGTTGAACCAggaaattctcatcattgaatttGCCTGAGTGTTACTACGGATGATGcgagaaaagattttttttcttaacgGTATCTCATAACTCGACAAGTTAAGGACTAATCAGTCACGGATCGTAACTCTATTTAAGGTTTGCTGCACAAAGTAGGATTCGAATATCTGACACTTATTTAAACAGACTAGTGAGTTAATTATTAATTCAACTTGGTTAGAAGAGAGTGTTTTTGGTGAATTAGCTTGCAAGCAACTAGTTTGTTGGGATGAGAATAAATTTCTCCAAGTACACCACTACACCTTACCACAATACCACCCTTATAAGAAAGAGTTTTGACCCAACCCATAAAACTTTGTTGGATTAAGGAAAGCCCTCTTTAATATGTTTTTGGGTAAGAGAACTGTTATACATATTGGGCCTAAAAGCTTGggcccaaattaaaaaaaattgactccCATGGAAGCGGTGGCCGGTGGAAGCGCAAGAGCGAAGAAATTTCTACTATATGCTGCCTACTTGGGTCAAGTCAATGATAAATCAAAACGAAAGAGGGAAGAAGGAAAGTTGAAAGAGAATAAGAGAAGAAGAATGTTACGCCAAGACCCAAGAGTCCAGCGTGGCCGCGTGGGGTAGTAGATACACGCGCCAGCGTTACTGAGATGACTTAACTGTACTACACACTAAACCGGTATATATAGCGTTTTAGGCTTTTAGCTGAATTCATAGCTACCACAGCACTCTTTCACTCACTCAACTCATTTTCCAAAAACCAAAAATTAACACCTGTCCCTTCGTTTTCCCAAACAGAGTAACCACCACAATGGGCGAGGAGGTACACAACTACACACTCTTTTTTAAATTCTGTGAAATAATGAATAATTGATTTTGTTGTGTTGTAATTTTCATCCATGTTACGTTttgttgcagaagaagaaaagcgAGGGAGGAGAAAACAATGTGGTGTTGAAGGTGGATTGCAGCTGCGATGGCTGCGCTACCAAGATCAGACGCTGCCTCCGCTCTTTCCCTGGCGTCGAGAACGTCAAGGCGGAGAGCGACACTGGCAAGATAACCGTCACCGGAAAAGTTTCAGATCCCGCCAAAATGAAGGAGAAGCTTGAGGAGAAGCTCAACAAGAAGGTGCTTCTTATCTCTCCTCAGATCAAGAAggacaaaaataacaaaaatggcGACCATAATAATAAGGAGAACAAAAGCGACGGCGATAATAAGGAGAAGAAAtccaaagagaaagagaaagaggttgGTTTCCGTTTTGAATTTTTCATTCACAGTCAGTAACAGTAATGGTCCCCCTGCTACCACATGTCTACCATTATTTCTCAACCTTCCCTTCCCGTTTTTGCCAGCctgtcatttttctttttcattttcttaattcaattcaattgaaattgattattataTTGTAACAGACTCCGGTGATGACGACGGCGGTTCTGAAGGTGGCACTTCACTGCCAGGGATGCGTCGACAAAATCCGGAAAACTGTCTCCAAAACCAAAGGTATACGTACACactattactaattaattaattcattaattaatggAGTAATTAgggttgatgaatgatgatgtaaTTTGAAATCGTAGGAGTGAATGAAATGGagataaacaaagagaaagataCGGTGACAGTGCAGGGGACCATGGACGTGAAGGCTCTGGCTGCGAATCTAACGGAGAAGCTCAAGAGGAAGGTGGAGGTGGTCCCACCTAAGAAACCAGACAACAAGGAGaacaatggtggtggtggtgatggcaaGAAGAACAAGGGAGGCGGTGGTggtggtaataataataatgaagaaaTGGTGATGATGGAGCAGAATAGAATGGAGTATATGGCAGCTCCACATGTTCTATTTCCATCTGCATATGGATATGGATATGCTCCTGTTATGCATCCACATCATCCTGGCGGTTACAGCTATATGCCTGGGTATACGTACCCGGAACAGTTTCACTTGcatgcaccaccaccaccacctcagATCTTCAGTGATGAGAACCCACATGCTTGCTCTCTCATGTGATCATCGCCATCGTCATCATGGTTATCATCATGCTCTTTAGGGATACCCAATAGAGACACTCTATTTTCCTTTTCCAcggaagctttttttttttttttaatgcttgtGACTTGTGATTAAAAGTAACTAATACTCCAAACCAGGATTTGTTATTAGCTATAATGCCAttgtaaatgacaaaaaaaattggaatctctctcttcctctctccccACTTTCACAGCTGTTTAATTTGTTAAGACAGTGTAAAttggttaaaaaaatatatattataggtGGAATCAAATCAATGTATGTCTTTCAAGTTGCAACACGAAGGTTCTACCAGTGTTCATCATGTTCCGATAAATTAAGACAAACAAcaataatattcaaaatatgtaTAGACAAAAAAGGGTTATAGATAGAAAAACTTTTAATTAGTAGTGAACTGTTATGTTTGTGCTGGATGGGAATTAGCTGTAGACAGTAAAATAGAGTTCAAACTTAATAATTTGGGCATGGCATGTGGCAATGGTGCATGTCCTTGTTAGGTGTCCTATGCACCAAGGAATACGTTTGTTGGTGGTGTTGGTATGCAGTGGTGAACACAGGTGAGGCACATTTATAGGGTCATTCCTACAAGTTTCTTGGTTGTCCTTGCTATTTAGCTTTCACAATTTGTCCTATAC contains:
- the LOC112702202 gene encoding heavy metal-associated isoprenylated plant protein 3, with product MGEEKKKSEGGENNVVLKVDCSCDGCATKIRRCLRSFPGVENVKAESDTGKITVTGKVSDPAKMKEKLEEKLNKKVLLISPQIKKDKNNKNGDHNNKENKSDGDNKEKKSKEKEKETPVMTTAVLKVALHCQGCVDKIRKTVSKTKGVNEMEINKEKDTVTVQGTMDVKALAANLTEKLKRKVEVVPPKKPDNKENNGGGGDGKKNKGGGGGGNNNNEEMVMMEQNRMEYMAAPHVLFPSAYGYGYAPVMHPHHPGGYSYMPGYTYPEQFHLHAPPPPPQIFSDENPHACSLM